In one window of Ovis aries strain OAR_USU_Benz2616 breed Rambouillet chromosome 3, ARS-UI_Ramb_v3.0, whole genome shotgun sequence DNA:
- the EIF3L gene encoding eukaryotic translation initiation factor 3 subunit L isoform X2: MSYPADDYESEAAYDPYAYPSDYDMHTGDPKQDLAYERQYEQQTYQVIPEVIKNFIQYFHKTVSDLIDQKVYELQASRVSSDVIDQKVYEIQDIYENSWTKLTERFFKNTPWPEAETIAPQVGNDAVFLILYKELYYRHIYAKVSGGPSLEQRFESYYNYCNLFNYILNADGPAPLELPNQWLWDIIDEFIYQFQSFSQYRCKTAKKSEEEIDFLRSNPKIWNVHSVLNVLHSLVDKSNINRQLEVYTSGGDPESVAGEYGRHSLYKMLGYFSLVGLLRLHSLLGDYYQAIKVLENIELNKKSMYSRVPECQVTTYYYVGFAYLMMRRYQDAIRVFANILLYIQRTKSMFQRTTYKYEMINKQNEQMHALLAIALTMYPMRIDESIHLQLREKYGDKMLRMQKGDPQVYEELFSYSCPKFLSPVVPNYDNVHPNYHKEPFLQQLKVFSDEVQQQAQLSTIRSFLKLYTTMPVAKLAGFLDLTEQEFRIQLLVFKHKMKNLVWTSGISALDGEFQSASEVDFYIDKDMIHIADTKVARRYGDFFIRQIHKFEELNRTLKKMGQRP, from the exons ATGTCATACCCCGCTGATGATTACGAGTCTGAG GCTGCTTACGATCCCTATGCTTATCCCAGCGACTATGATATGCACACAG GAGATCCGAAGCAGGATCTGGCTTATGAGCGTCAGTATGAACAGCAGACCTATCAAGTGATCCCTGAAGTGATCAAAAACTTCATCCAGTACTTCCACAAAACTGTCTCGGACCTAATTGACCAGAAGGTGTATGAGCTACAGGCCAGTCGTGTCTCCAGCGACGTCATTGACCAGAAGGTGTATGAGATTCAGGACATCTATGAGAACAG CTGGACCAAGTTGACTGAAAGGTTCTTCAAGAATACACCTTGGCCTGAGGCTGAAACCATTGCTCCACAGGTTGGCAATG atgcTGTCTTCCTGATTTTGTACAAAGAATTATACTACAGGCACATATATGCCAAAGTCAGT GGAGGACCCTCCTTGGAGCAGAGGTTTGAATCGTATTACAACTACTGCAATCTCTTCAACTACATTCTTA ATGCTGATGGTCCTGCTCCCCTTGAACTTCCCAACCAGTGGCTCTGGGACATCATCGATGAGTTCATCTACCAG tttcagtcgttcagtcagtACCGCTGTAAGACCGCCAAGAAGTCAGAGGAAGAGATCGACTTCCTTCGCTCCAATCCCAAAATCTGGAATGTCCACAGCGTCCTCAATGTCCTTCACTCCCTAGTGGACAAGTCCAACATCAACCGGCAGCTGGAGGTGTACACGAGCGGAG GCGACCCAGAGAGTGTGGCCGGGGAGTACGGACGGCATTCCCTCTACAAGATGCTCGGCTACTTCAGCCTGGTGGGCCTCCTGCGACTGCACTCGCTGTTGGGGGATTACTACCAGGCCATCAAGGTGCTAGAGAACATCGAACTGAACAAGAAG AGCATGTATTCCCGCGTGCCCGAGTGCCAGGTTACCACATACTATTATGTCGGTTTTGCATATTTGATGATGCGTCGCTACCAGGATGCCATCCGGGTCTTTGCCAACATCCTCCTCTACATCCAGAGGACCAAGAGCATGTTCCAGAGGACAACATACAAATATGAGATG ATCAACAAGCAGAATGAGCAGATGCACGCGCTGCTGGCCATCGCCCTCACCATGTACCCCATGCGTATCGACGAGAGCATTCACCTCCAGCTGCGTGAGAAATACGGAGACAAGATGCTGCGCATGCAGAAAGGTGACCCGCAGGTCTACGAGGAACTTTTCAGCTACTCCTGCCCCAAATTCCTGTCGCCGGTAGTGCCCAACTATGACAACGTGCACCCCAATTACCACAAGGAGCCCTTCCTGCAGCAGCTGAAGGTGTTTTCTGACGAGGTGCAGCAGCAGGCCCAGCTCTCGACCATCCGCAGCTTCCTCAAGCTCTACACCACCATGCCCGTGGCCAAGCTGGCCGGCTTCCTGGACCTCACCGAGCAGGAGTTCCGAATCCAGCTTCTTGTCTTCAAACACAAAATGAAGAACCTGGTGTGGACCAGTGGTATCTCCGCCCTAGATGGAGAATTTCAGTCAGCCTCTGAGGTTGACTTCTACATTGATAAG
- the EIF3L gene encoding eukaryotic translation initiation factor 3 subunit L isoform X3: MSYRPVVSPATSLTRRCMRFRTSMRTDAVFLILYKELYYRHIYAKVSGGPSLEQRFESYYNYCNLFNYILNADGPAPLELPNQWLWDIIDEFIYQFQSFSQYRCKTAKKSEEEIDFLRSNPKIWNVHSVLNVLHSLVDKSNINRQLEVYTSGGDPESVAGEYGRHSLYKMLGYFSLVGLLRLHSLLGDYYQAIKVLENIELNKKSMYSRVPECQVTTYYYVGFAYLMMRRYQDAIRVFANILLYIQRTKSMFQRTTYKYEMINKQNEQMHALLAIALTMYPMRIDESIHLQLREKYGDKMLRMQKGDPQVYEELFSYSCPKFLSPVVPNYDNVHPNYHKEPFLQQLKVFSDEVQQQAQLSTIRSFLKLYTTMPVAKLAGFLDLTEQEFRIQLLVFKHKMKNLVWTSGISALDGEFQSASEVDFYIDKDMIHIADTKVARRYGDFFIRQIHKFEELNRTLKKMGQRP; the protein is encoded by the exons ATGAGCTACAGGCCAGTCGTGTCTCCAGCGACGTCATTGACCAGAAGGTGTATGAGATTCAGGACATCTATGAGAACAG atgcTGTCTTCCTGATTTTGTACAAAGAATTATACTACAGGCACATATATGCCAAAGTCAGT GGAGGACCCTCCTTGGAGCAGAGGTTTGAATCGTATTACAACTACTGCAATCTCTTCAACTACATTCTTA ATGCTGATGGTCCTGCTCCCCTTGAACTTCCCAACCAGTGGCTCTGGGACATCATCGATGAGTTCATCTACCAG tttcagtcgttcagtcagtACCGCTGTAAGACCGCCAAGAAGTCAGAGGAAGAGATCGACTTCCTTCGCTCCAATCCCAAAATCTGGAATGTCCACAGCGTCCTCAATGTCCTTCACTCCCTAGTGGACAAGTCCAACATCAACCGGCAGCTGGAGGTGTACACGAGCGGAG GCGACCCAGAGAGTGTGGCCGGGGAGTACGGACGGCATTCCCTCTACAAGATGCTCGGCTACTTCAGCCTGGTGGGCCTCCTGCGACTGCACTCGCTGTTGGGGGATTACTACCAGGCCATCAAGGTGCTAGAGAACATCGAACTGAACAAGAAG AGCATGTATTCCCGCGTGCCCGAGTGCCAGGTTACCACATACTATTATGTCGGTTTTGCATATTTGATGATGCGTCGCTACCAGGATGCCATCCGGGTCTTTGCCAACATCCTCCTCTACATCCAGAGGACCAAGAGCATGTTCCAGAGGACAACATACAAATATGAGATG ATCAACAAGCAGAATGAGCAGATGCACGCGCTGCTGGCCATCGCCCTCACCATGTACCCCATGCGTATCGACGAGAGCATTCACCTCCAGCTGCGTGAGAAATACGGAGACAAGATGCTGCGCATGCAGAAAGGTGACCCGCAGGTCTACGAGGAACTTTTCAGCTACTCCTGCCCCAAATTCCTGTCGCCGGTAGTGCCCAACTATGACAACGTGCACCCCAATTACCACAAGGAGCCCTTCCTGCAGCAGCTGAAGGTGTTTTCTGACGAGGTGCAGCAGCAGGCCCAGCTCTCGACCATCCGCAGCTTCCTCAAGCTCTACACCACCATGCCCGTGGCCAAGCTGGCCGGCTTCCTGGACCTCACCGAGCAGGAGTTCCGAATCCAGCTTCTTGTCTTCAAACACAAAATGAAGAACCTGGTGTGGACCAGTGGTATCTCCGCCCTAGATGGAGAATTTCAGTCAGCCTCTGAGGTTGACTTCTACATTGATAAG